The Henckelia pumila isolate YLH828 chromosome 2, ASM3356847v2, whole genome shotgun sequence genome includes a window with the following:
- the LOC140877659 gene encoding pumilio homolog 12-like, with amino-acid sequence MSMYGTLEPAPSANSPSLPPVPQSLEDWKGELFWKAMDLDGYRSFWRILEHRKPEHIQLVFSELKNQICPLMFDRFGGSVIICLSEVCDEPQMNELVSSLVADAQLLMLVCLNSNGYLWVLKFVERLRTPEQMSDVISALQPLVPRLVKGQFGHHVIGHFFDIFPKHAKETQPLLDAIADTFFEMGTNPYGYPLLSKLLRSKIFLLENQPSILSKLIADVHQLSHDTYGCLVVQDVIELGMQDVQSDILAQLRGNFALMSMHKDAQCVVSALIMESQGELAPQIYNELTSSPNFSRILQNPSGKDVIELALTYIH; translated from the exons ATGTCTATGTACGGAACTTTAGAGCCTGCTCCATCCGCAAACTCTCCATCTCTGCCGCCGGTGCCACAATCTTTAGAAGATTGGAAGGGCGAGTTGTTTTGGAAAGCAATGGATCTAGATGGTTACAGGTCCTTTTGGCGCATACTAGAGCATAGGAAACCGGAGCACATTCAATTGGTCTTTTCAGAGTTGAAAAATCAGATTTGTCCGTTGATGTTTGATCGATTTGGTGGCTCTGTGATTATTTGTCTTTCCGAAGTCTGCGATGAACCACAGATGAACGAGTTGGTTTCTTCGCTCGTTGCTGATGCCCAATTACTCATGCTTGTCTGCCTCAACTCTAACGGGTATTTATGGGTGTTGAAGTTTGTCGAGCGTCTCAGAACCCCAGAACAAATGTCTGATGTGATATCCGCCTTGCAACCCCTTGTGCCTCGGCTTGTAAAGGGCCAGTTTGGTCATCACGTTATCGGCCATTTCTTCGATATCTTCCCCAAACATGCAAAAGAAACTCAA CCATTACTTGATGCCATAGCTGATACTTTTTTCGAAATGGGCACCAATCCATATGGATACCCCCTTCTCTCGAAACTCCTCCGATCAAAAATCTTTCTACTGGAAAACCAACCGAGTATTCTATCAAAACTAATAGCTGATGTACATCAGCTGTCTCATGATACATACGG GTGTCTTGTGGTGCAGGATGTAATAGAACTCGGGATGCAGGACGTGCAAAGTGATATATTAGCTCAACTGAGAGGGAATTTTGCACTCATGTCGATGCACAAAGATGCACAATGTGTAGTATCGGCTTTGATAATGGAATCCCAGGGAGAACTAGCACCCCAAATCTACAATGAGTTGACAAGCAGCCCTAATTTCTCCAGAATCCTACAAAACCCTTCTGGCAAAGATGTTATCGAACTCGCTTTGACATACATACACTGA